The genomic window GTCGAACGCGAGTGCAATGTCGAGATCGCGCCGTCCGTCGATGACGACAACCGACGTCACCGAATCCGGAATCGAAACTGTCCCGAAGGAGGTCTCGACGTCATGGGCGCTGGAGGCGGCGTCGGGCGCCTCGTCACCGGAACTCGAGCTGCACGCGGTGACAAGTAACGCCGCGGCGCACGCGGCGGTAGCTGCACGAAGGTAAGGGTTGTTCACAGTTAAAGTAAAGCAACCCTAATACCGAAGTGCGTGATCGTGCGGCGAAGATCACCTTCTAGTCAGGACGGCACCGGCCGCGGCGACGGTAGCAATCGCGGCGACCGCCGCACCCGCGAGTGGCCCCCATCGAAGTGCTCCCGCGGCGATATCGGCGGCATCGGACATGAACGACCAGAAGAGAACGAACGCGCCGATCGTCGCCAGCCCCGCCGCCATCAGAATCACACCCGAGACGCCGCGACGTGACGCAGCAAGCGTCAGGCCGACCCCGGCTACGAGGATCAATACGGCTGCAGCAGCCGCGCTACCCAGCAAGGTCGCTGTCACGGTGTCGTCCACCTCGGAGCGAGTGGCTCCCGAACTGTTCTGCGAGACAGCGATGTCGAGGGCAGCCCGCACAGCGTCGTAGTTCAGGGCGACCACGGCTGCCAACCCGATGAGAATTGCGGCGACAACAGCCCATGCACCGAGACTCACCACAGTGCTTCCGCCGGACCGCGTCGGCTCAGGCCTGACGCGAAGTGGTTCGACGACAATTTTCGGTCGCTCCGGCTGAGGACGGACCACGGGTTCGGGTCGGCGATGGCTTCCTGAATCGGTCACAGCCGTCGAGTCTAGTGACGCTCCGCGCCCTGTGTGTGGTCAGTGGGCATCCGCACCAACCACACACAGGCAGGTCAGCGCAGGATCACCGGCACGCCCTGATACGGCCCGAGGGTCATCGGGAAGCTGTTGAGCTCGTCGACCACGCCGATGTCCGAATCGTCGAACATGTCGTAGACCCCCGCACCCGGCGTCAGGTACTTCGACTGAATAGTTGCGACGACCTCGTCGGACGAGAAGTTGATGACCGTCGCTTGGATGGTGCCTTGCCCCAGTTCGTGCACGAGCACGAGCAGTCCCTTGTGCGACACCGTCGGAACATCGAGCTGCTGGGCCGTCGCGATGCCGTACCTGTTGCGCAGCTCGATAATTCGAGCCAGGCGGCGGGCGAACGAATTCGAGTCCTTCAGCTGTTCCGGAAGTGAGCCGTAGAGGCTACGGCCGCGAGGAATCCCCGATTCCGAGCGAACCGCGTCCGGGAAGCTGTCCATCAGGTCGTGCGCACCGCGATTGAGCCAGCGGGTGTCCCCCTCGCGGATGAGGTCGGCCACGTCGTCGGCGTCGATAGGAAGGATGCCGAGTAGGTCCCACCCGGACAACGCGAAGACGCCCGGTTGCAGCGCGTTGTACATAGCGAGCATCAGGTGGGCGGTCTTGACGGTTTCGATGTCGCTTTCGTCCATGCGATCGAGATCGCGGATTCCGAGCGACGCCGTGATGACACTTGCTGTGGTGCAGGCAATTCCGTTGGTAGTGAACAGCCGGTTGTAAGGAGCCCATCGGCCGGTGAGGCGATCGGTGAGCTCGGCGCGAATCTGATCACCCAGATCCGAACCCTTCACCGCCTCACCGCAGTAGTTGAACTCGTCCTCGGCATGCAGCGTCGCGAAGTGGATGAGCTCGAAGGTCAGCTCGTCGTGGTTCTGCAACGCGTGCACGAGAGAGGCCGGGTCGACGCCGTGATCACGGGACAGCGACATTGTCAGCCTGAGGAATTCGGTGTTTCCCATTACCAGAGCGTGCTGGTATGCCGGACGGTTGATGAAGTCGTACGACAGGTCGGCGCCGTTTTCTCCCATTGCCTTGATGTCGTCGATGGTGAGGTTCAGTTCCTGGAACGTGAACCCGCCCATCTTGCGTACGACGCTGGCAATGAGGTGGTTCGCGGCCTCGGACAGAGGGTGGCCCTCGGACCAGCCGGGACCCTCTGCACGACGCTCGACACCGAGGAAGCCGTTGGCGTCGAGCCTCAGCGCACCGGCGCCGAGATCGGCGATGGAGTGACATGCGTCGCCGATCACCAAGCGCATTCCGGCGAACGACGGGTCGAGCCAGTTGATCGACGGCTGCCCCGCCTTGAAGTAGTGCAGGTAGACCCAGCGACGCTCGACCCCGTCGATACCGACGACGGGAGCCGTTGCACTCCAGTTCGTTTCCTTGACGCCGAGCTCGTAGAAGATGACGCGTTGCAACTGGCCGATGATGTAACCGGCTCGCGCCAGATTGGCCTCAGCCTCGGCGTCGATGTTCTGCGAGTCGGCCCCGGCGCGCACGCGGGGGAGAAGATGCCAGTCCTCGCGTTCGATCTCGACCATGTGGTAGATGCCCGGGTAGTCGGCGACCGCCATCTCCGCCAAGCGGAAATCGGCGCCCTTGCCGGTGTGACCTGGAACGATATCGTCGATGACGATGCCGTCGTACGCGGCTGCGACGACGCATAGGCGTCGGAACTCTTCCTCGGACCCGAACGCAGGGTCGATCTGCATGCCGATTCGGTCGAAGTGACCGTCGACCGACGGGGTGGGACGCCACCCGTGAATACCGCCGGCGACCTTCACCGGGCCGGTGTGCACCGCGGTGATTCCGATATCCGAGAACGCTTGCCAGAGAGCTTCGTCGCCCAAAGTACTGAGGAAGCTCGTCTGCGGAGCGTTGATGACGGAGATGGGATACGCCGTGAACCAGACCGGAGCTCGCTCGACGGCACCGCGGGGGTTGGGGTCGGCATATGGGTTCTGCCACATGCTCCCCTTGCCGGAGAGCTGCTCGGCGATGAGTTTGGCGTCGCGCAACATCGATTGTTCGGTGAGCCACTCGACGTACTCGGGATTCGACGCCGACGGATCCCCGTCCTGTGGCGTCGCACCGTTTCGGTTCGCCCGACGCACGGACGGACGCAGAGGGCGCGGCCGAGCCGGATAGAACTTTTCGTCGTAGGTGATCTCGCTCGGTTCGTGCTGCACTTCGGGATCCATGTGCCTCCGTAGCCTCGCTTTTCTTAGAACCCTACGTAGGGAACGCTCCCATTGCAGGTTTGTTGCATCCCCCACCTGGTTGGCGACGAAACATGGCTCGAAAGTGAATTACACCGGTGTGAGTCGAGACCGGCGCCGTACGAAGATGTGTCCGTATCGAGACTGGCTGGTATGGAATGTCCGGTTGGGATGAGCGATAGTTGAACGCAACAACAACCCCTTCAGTCACAGGAGTAACACATGCGTCGCTTTGCCCGCATCTCAGTCATGGCCTCGACGGCCGCGTTCGCCGCCGCCGTCGGTGCGGTCGCTCTGGCGCCCGTGTCGTCCGCGCAGGAAGAGGCGCCCGCGCCGATGGCCGGATCGTCCGTTGCGGAGTCGCCCAACCTGATCGTGTCGATCGTTGCGGTCTGCGATCCGCGCGACGGAGACCTCGGCGGCGATGTCGCAGCGCTGCAGATCGACATCGACAACGAAGGCGTCGGTGACGCTCGGGACGTGACCACCAACTTCGCCGTTCTTCCCGACGCCCCCGGTGTCATGAACGAGAAGCTCATCAAGGCTGGGGAAGGCGTTTCCTACACGATCCCGAGCAAGGACGAGGTGTGGCAGTCGCGTCCGAGCGGTGCCGCGGTGTTCTCTCCGCAGCTGGACGCCAGCTACCCCGACAACATTGCGTTCGGCCTCCTGAGCGTGGACTGCTCGCCGGCCGACGTTCCCGAGCAGCCCTAGTTCTTTCCACCAACTGCGCCGCGACGAGTTTCTGCCGTCGCGGCGCAGTGCTGTGTCGGGCGGCTCCACATGGCCGGGAACAAATACGTAAGTCCCTCCGTTGAGGAATTCGTAGCCTTGAGTGGATGGGGCTCAAGTCCGAGTTGACAGAAGTCGAAAACTTCTTGCAGACTTGAGCGCGGTTCACTCAGCTAAGAAACCACGCAAGCTTGTGGATCACCCAAGCAACAAACAGGAGGAATTACTATG from Rhodococcus sp. P1Y includes these protein-coding regions:
- the treS gene encoding maltose alpha-D-glucosyltransferase is translated as MDPEVQHEPSEITYDEKFYPARPRPLRPSVRRANRNGATPQDGDPSASNPEYVEWLTEQSMLRDAKLIAEQLSGKGSMWQNPYADPNPRGAVERAPVWFTAYPISVINAPQTSFLSTLGDEALWQAFSDIGITAVHTGPVKVAGGIHGWRPTPSVDGHFDRIGMQIDPAFGSEEEFRRLCVVAAAYDGIVIDDIVPGHTGKGADFRLAEMAVADYPGIYHMVEIEREDWHLLPRVRAGADSQNIDAEAEANLARAGYIIGQLQRVIFYELGVKETNWSATAPVVGIDGVERRWVYLHYFKAGQPSINWLDPSFAGMRLVIGDACHSIADLGAGALRLDANGFLGVERRAEGPGWSEGHPLSEAANHLIASVVRKMGGFTFQELNLTIDDIKAMGENGADLSYDFINRPAYQHALVMGNTEFLRLTMSLSRDHGVDPASLVHALQNHDELTFELIHFATLHAEDEFNYCGEAVKGSDLGDQIRAELTDRLTGRWAPYNRLFTTNGIACTTASVITASLGIRDLDRMDESDIETVKTAHLMLAMYNALQPGVFALSGWDLLGILPIDADDVADLIREGDTRWLNRGAHDLMDSFPDAVRSESGIPRGRSLYGSLPEQLKDSNSFARRLARIIELRNRYGIATAQQLDVPTVSHKGLLVLVHELGQGTIQATVINFSSDEVVATIQSKYLTPGAGVYDMFDDSDIGVVDELNSFPMTLGPYQGVPVILR
- a CDS encoding Pro-kumamolisin, activation domain family protein; translated protein: MRRFARISVMASTAAFAAAVGAVALAPVSSAQEEAPAPMAGSSVAESPNLIVSIVAVCDPRDGDLGGDVAALQIDIDNEGVGDARDVTTNFAVLPDAPGVMNEKLIKAGEGVSYTIPSKDEVWQSRPSGAAVFSPQLDASYPDNIAFGLLSVDCSPADVPEQP